From the Bacteroidales bacterium genome, the window GCACAGTACGCATGGAAAATCTGACGGTGGCCACGCAAGCTACCAATGCACGCGTTTTACTTATCGATGCACAAGGCAATGTGAGTCAGGCACAGCCAACGCTTATTGGCGATAACCTTGGCAACCACACTGCTCTGCAAAATATAAAACTTGGTAATTACTGGTTAAGCAACGAAGGAACTATTACAGCTACTTTAACAGAATCGGAGTTGATGGCGAATACACCATTACTAATTACATCAAACCAAAAAATAGGTATAAGAACAACTAATATGAATGCAAATGCCGATTTACAAATAAAAGGTAATACATACATCGAAGATAACTTAGGCATAGGTATTTGTTTAACAGCCAATAATAATCCCAAAGGTTATCGTTTTGCTGTAAACGGCACTATGGGAGCCAAAGATATATTTATTGAAGTGGACGAAACACCTTGGCCCGATTATGTATTTGATGAACATTATAAACTTATGCCTTTGCCCGAATTAGAAACATACTTAACTAAAAACAAACACCTGCCCGATATGCCAACAGCAAACAACATAAAAGAAAATGGATTATCTTTGGCTGAAATAAATGCCCAACTTGTAAAAAAAATAGAAGAACTAACCCTATATATTATTGAACTGAATAAAAAAATAGAGAAATATGAGAAGTAATATATTATTATTATGTTTTATCTTTATTTTATCAATAATTAAAGCAAATGATAGTTTAAAGTTTTCATTGGGGTATGGAACATTATATGGTGGAGGTTTGGGTATTAAATTTGAAAAACCAATAATAAACTATAGAATAAATTTACATTTAGGCATTTCTGGTGCTTTTCTTCCACTTATTTCATTTGAAAGTCTAGAAAATAAAAAGAACTTATTAGTGTTGTACGAAAATATAGATAAAAGATTGTCTTTTAATACAGAAGGATTAAAAGTCAGTAAAAATAGATTAATAATTCCATTTTCAGTTAATATTTCTTATAAATTTTATAAGAACTTAAATGCTTCAACAGGCTTAGGAACTTTTGCAAGAGTTTATTATTTTGATAATGCTAATTTTTTAATGTATCATTATCATTGTCTCGATATTTTCAAGTTATTTTCATTAAATTTTTCATTTTTATATGAAATTAAAAATTCATTTTTTTCTATTACTTTTTCAAGAGGATTATTTCCTTTAAGCTATCATGAATACAGGGATAGATTCAGTTATGAGCGTAAAGAAGTTGTTAAAAATTCTTATTTTATAAGTTTTAGTACGGGATATTATTTATCGTTCAGAAAAAAATAAACTTATGTTGGTCAAAATTAGAATATTATTGTTGATTTCTTTTATGTTAGATTGTTTTTCGTTGGTAGGACAGTGGATTGTTGTTTTTGAAGATCATTTTAATGGAAATACTTTAAATACTGCTTATTGGTACAATAAACGCAAATGGGGAGATTTTCCACCGAATGTCGAACCTGTAATATATTTAACAGAAAATGTTTTTTTGCAAAACGGTTATTTACATTTAATTCTTAAAAACGATAATAGATGGCATTATGTTCCAAATTTAAACACAATACATTTTTACCCGTACAGTGGAGGTATGATATGGTCAAAAAAATATTTTCGATATGGTATTTTTGAAGCAAAAATTAAGCTTCCTAATGAAAAGAAATTGTGGAGTGCGTTTTGGTTATATGGTAGTGCTACTTATGGTGATGAAATTGATATATTTGAACAATATTGGACTAATAAAAAAGTTAATTTAAAATCAACTATTCATCATTCAGGTGAACAAATATCTGATAATAATAAATATAATACAAGCTTTCTTGATAATTGGCATACATACACTTTAAGCTGGGATGATAAGAACTTAAATAATGCATGTATAAAAGTTCATATTGATGGGAATAAAGTTTCTGACTTTAAAAAAAATAATAATGATAGATTGTATAATACATATTTGGGGAACATTGTTGGTGAAACTGTCGATTATCCTGAAAAAGGGCAGAACATTATTTTTAACTTATTTTTACATGATAATACTCCGAGTTTACCACAGACAATGCTGGTAGATTATATAAAAGTCTGGCAAAAACAAAATTGTAATGATATTGTAACTATTTGTAATTATGATGCTAAATTTGATAATAATATATTTACTGGTAGAATAATTAAATCGGGTGATAATTGTAATGTAATTGTTAATGAAAACGAACATTTAGACTTACTGGCGACTAAAGAAATTCATTTAAAACCTGGCTTTAGTGTAAAAAAAGGTGGTTATTTTTTGGGAAAAATCATACCATGTTCTTCTTACAAGTTAGACGAAGAAAACGTATATATTGATACTACTGATGAAAACATAAATATTGATACAAATATTATTAAATTTAAAGAAATTTATAATAATTATGTTGGGTATAGAATATTTCCCAATCCTTTTAGTGAACACCTTAATATTTCATTGAAACAGATTGAAAATTCGTATTTTGTGATATACGACATATTAGGTAATATCAAACATTACGAAAAATTTTACAACAACAATCAAGAAATTAACCTGATAAATTTAGAAAATGGTGTTTATCTTAGTAAATTATTTATTAATCAAAAATCATATTATGAGAAAGTTATTAAAATATAAAGCATTATTGCTTTTAATGTTTATAAGTTTTATTGCTTGTAAAAAAGTTATAATAGAATTCCCTAAATGTAAAGAAACTATAGCTGGTTTATTTCCAAAAAGTAGTATATTAACTAATAACGAAATTATATTTAAAAACGATATTTCTATTGCTTCCGATACGTTTATTTTATTATTATATCCAAAGGTAAAATTATACTATGAACATCCATGCGATTCTTTTATAGTTGACAATTATATTCAAGATTTTAGCATATATACTGTTTCATCTTCAGATACAATAAAATTAGATGATACATACTTTAACTATTTGTTAAAAGATACTTTTACAGATATTAAATTTTCAGATTTCATAAATACAAAACAAGAAATATTAGATAAAAAACCACAAACAAAGATTTTATGTTTGCTAAAAAATAATACATACGTGCCAAATAACAATTATTTTAGATTTATGATTATATCAAAACTATATCAAAATACGATTGATACAATTTTTACAGATGAAATTATATTTACAGGTGTTAAATAACTTATTATGAACTATATATTTTTCAATGCTGTCCAGAATAATTTAAAAATAAAATTATGCTATTGATAATCAATAATATATGTTTCAAAAACAATGATTTTTAAATTCAAGTTATCCAGAAAATAATGATAATGTGGGTCGTAATTTTTTTTAGTTTTAACAAATGGCTGATTTAACCATTGCCATAAATCAATTTTTTCAAAAATATTTCTCGGAAGTATATTTATTATTTGAGAAAATATATTTACCTTTACCATAGGAGTTGGTTTTATTGACAACATAAAATTACTTCATTTTTGAAGTGTTACCAACTCCTACTTTTTTAATTTTTAAAAATTATTTTGGACGGACGTGACCCCAAGTCAAATAATGTTTTAAATTATTCGAAAAGTTTTAAAACAAATTCCTACATTTCATATTACAACAACTCTTATAATATGTATTTTTTCATAAGTGGTCCATCTTTTTTTGATGGTTCGTATATTTCATTTATTCCAAAAGTTTCATATAGTTACATTAGAAAAAATTTCAGCATATCAGTTGGAGGTGGTATAGGATATTACTTGTCAAATTTTTATAAATACACACGTAATAATACTATCGAAAAAAATTATGAAAATGATATTTTACAATTCAAACTAATAGTAAATGGACAATCGTTATATCAGTTTACCGAAGAATACTATACAACAAACGTCAATATTAAAATAAGTCTTGCTATGTATAAAAATATAAATATTTTTTTAGAAGCTAACACCAATCTCTATAAAATACAGCATCCACTTAATTCTAAAATTGTTTATTTTAAGTATTATCAAGAAGTTTATTATAGTTATAGTGATCCTCAAACAACAATCATAGATTTTGATGAAAGAAACATTAAATTAAAAGCAAAATATATTGCTGATGATAATTTAGATGTATATAAAGCGTCTGATTTATCAAAGCTTGTTTTTACTCAAATAGGCATTCGCTATACATTTAGCAAAAAAGAGAAAAAAGAATAAGTTAAACCAGTCTATTAACTTAACGAATATTCCCTTATTAAACTCAAATGAATATTCAGAAATCTCGTTCTTAGTTACAAAGAGACGGACTATTTGATTTAGCGAGACCTTTGCAAAATTATTTCAATTTTTCGATAATTTAAAAATATTTGCTTAAAAATTGATTTTTTTAAGGTAATGATTCAAATTACTGGACGATTTTATTCAAAAAAACACCTTTTTTAAAGTCAAAGAACCTTATTTTTTATCTATTAGCCCTTATTTTAGGCTTTAGTTCGCACATGGGCACACTTCGCCCATCTAAATAAGTGATACGGCACTTTTCAAATTATACGCTATGGCCTGCAATACATGCTGAGTATGAACTTTAGCTAAGCCTTTATAACGAGCAACATCACCATTAAACCAACGTTTTATACTACCAAATGTCCGTTCTTTCTACTAAATAACGATAGTGTCTCATATAAGCTTAAAAAATGTCAAGTTTGCTGATTTTTCTAATTTCATAACGCTAAAATAACCATTATTTCTGGAATTAAAAATAAAAATATGAATAAGTCATTAACAATTAAATATTTACATGCAAATAGAGACCTTTACAAAACTTCTTTTTAGTCATTGCGATTCTTCTAATATGTAGAAGAAGCAATCTATAAATTATTGAAAATAAGATTGATTTAATAATCACAATAACGAATGCAGTTGTTTTTTAGTTTTGCAAAGGCTTTATATTTTTAATATGCCCTTGTATTTACACCCTCAATGTAGTTTATAAAAGAGTTGTTTACAACCTTATTTCCGCCGGGCGTGGGATAATCGCCTGTAAAATACCAATCGCCAAGATTCTGAGGACAAGCCGTGTGCAAGTTTTCAATGCTATTATATATAATAGCAACTTCGGCTTTAATATCACTTGGAGTTACAAGTTGAGCTATTTTTTTTGATATTTCGTCGGCAGTAAAAGGCTTATATATAAGTTTTACATAGTTTACCATATCTTCTTTGGCGTAGTATTGTTGTTCTTTACATTTTTTATACACGGTATCGATGATATGTTCCTTTTTAGTATCTTTAAGTAATTCGATAGCAGCTTGGAATGCAATAAAATCGCTCAATTTCGCCATATCAATGCCATAACAATCGGGATATCGGATTTGAGGTGCCGACGAAACAATGATGATTTTTTTAGGTCTTAAGCGGTCGAGCATTCGAAGAATACTTTGTTTAAGTGTTGTGCCACGAACTATAGAGTCGTCCACAATGACAAGGGTGTCTTCGTAATCTTTTACAATGCCATAAGTAACATCGTAAACGTGAGCTACGAGGTCGTTACGTCCGTCGTCTTGTGAAATAAAAGTGCGAAGTTTCAGGTCTTTAACAGCAAGTTTTTCGATACGTGGACATAAAAACATAAATTCGTCGAGCTTATCAGCACTAAGCTGATTACCAAGCCCAAGTATTTTTTTCTTTTTAACTTGGTTGCAATGTTGATTTATTTCTTCTACGAGACCGTAAAATGCATCAGCAGCAGTATTGGGAATATACGAAAATACGGTATTCTTTATGTCGTAGTTAATGGTTTCGAGTACTTTGGGAGCAATAAGTTTACCCAGATTTTTTCGTTCGGTATAAATATCGCGATCGGTTCCACGAGAAAAATAAATACGTTCGAAAGAGCAACTTTTCTTTTTATATGGTTCAATAATACGTTCTATACAGATTTCGTTAAAATGCCTAATAATAATAGCATAACCAGGGTCGAGTTCTTGAATCTCTTCAAAGGGAGCATTAAATACGGTTTGAATAACAGGGCGTTCACTAGTTACAACTGCTATTTCATCGTTATAATAATAATATGCAGGTCGAATTCCCCATGGATCTCGAAAAACAAAAGCATCGCCTGTGCCAATCATTCCAGCTATTGCATAGCCACCATCCCAACGCCACGAAGCATTATTTAATATTCGTTTAATGTCTAATTCTTTCGATATGTGTTCAGTAATTTCGGCATTACTTAAGCCCATATCTTTATATTTTCTAAACAGTGATTCAACTTGATCGTCGAGAAAATGCCCAATTTTTTCGAGCATAGTTACGGTATCGGTATAGGCTTTAGGATGTTGTCCCAGTTCAATTAAATGTTCGAAAAGCTCTTGAACGTTAGTGAGATTAAAATTACCAGCAAGCACTAAATTTCGAGTTTTCCAATTATTTTCGCGTAATACGGGATGTACAAATTCTATATCGTTTCGTCCAAAAGTACCATATCGTAGGTGTCCTAAAAACAATTCTCCAGCAAAAGGAACATTCTCTTTTGCCCAGTAAGGGTCTAAAAGGCGATCGTGGTGTTTTTGTTCTATGGTATCAAATTGATTACGAAGTTGTTCAAAAATATCAAGTAATGGTTGTTGAGAGTTGGAGCGAAGTCGGTCAATATAGGGTTTACCGGGTTTAGGATTGATTTTAATGGTAGCAAAACCGGCACCATCTTGGCCACGGTTATGTTGTTTCTCCATTAAAAGATAAAGTTTGTTTAATCCATACATCCATGTGCCATAATGTGTGGCATAGTATTCTAATGGTTTTCGCAATCGTAATAAGGCAAAACCACACTCATGTTTTATTGCTTCACTCATAGCAGAGTTTTGGGACAAAGATAATCTTATTTTTTTAAAGGAAAGAGTTAAATTTTATCCCAAATTAATCAATAGGAGGGTCGTCTCGTTATTAAACTAATAACGAGATGAGCTGAACTACTTGATTTAGTTGCGATAACCCCGATTTAGTGATGATTCAATTCCATTTTTTGGAATTGATTACAATCACTTTATCGTTTAAGCATTTCTAATGCATAATCTGGGTTTATATTCAGAGTTAGAATAAAATTCTAACTTGTGCTTTAATTTCTGATTTTTTATTGCCGTTGATTTGAGTTAAGCCAGAACTAATAATATCTTGATTGGCGTAGTAGGTTTCGCCATATCTCAGCCAAATATCGATATTTTTATTTATAGAATACTTTATTGTAAGGTACATGCGGTTGCCTTTGTAATAAACTGCAGGTACCGAAAAAGCATATAAAACATCGTTTTCGTAAGCATAAATACGAGAATCGTAACTATCGGTATCGAATATTCCGTATCTAAAAGCTATTTGCAATGGTAGTTTCTGATGTTTGTAAATTACATCTTGATAGAAGTAAATTCCTTGGTCAGTTTTTTGGTCGGTTTTATATTCTAACCATTCGATGCGGTTACGAAGCTCGAGCGATTTATTGATTTTATAGGCAATATGGAAACGTACTCGCTGTGTATTTACATCTTGAATTCCATTTATAACTTGTGGAATAGAAGAGGGGATATTGGTAGGTTTGTTTTTTTGGCGGTAACGAATATACATGCTGATTTTTCGGTTGGGAGTAAAACCTACTTCGGCAAGATAATCGTGTCCTTTGGTGGGAGCATAGGTTTCATATTTAAGCCATGGAAAAGAGAAAATGTCGTAATAAGCCGATATTCTCCAACGGGAGTAGGGCAGAATGGTAGTTCCAATATACATCCCATCTTCGTTTTGAATGTTTGAATTTTCGCCAAAAGTTTGTGCATAAAGAGCTTGATAATTTCTTTCGTAATGGCGATGAAGAATAGCCATGCTTGTTTGTGGCGAAAGGCTAAAAAGCATCGAATTTAAAAAGGCCTTTCCTCCATTTTGCGACATAGCAGCTTCGCCAAAAAGTGTAACATTTTTAATATTAAATTGGTAGTCTAAACCAACGTTGGAGTTTTGTTTTCCCGAAAAATCGTATTGATTATAAACCGTAGGAGTTTTAGACAATGGAACTGAATACGAGTAAGTTAATCCGGTAAGCCCCAACCTAAAAAAATTGGAGTTAAATGATATATTTCCACCAAAAATGGTTTCCCCTAAGGCTTTTCGGTCTTGCATTTCGCCAGGAGTTGTATGTAATCCGCTGGTTTGAAGGCTACTAACTTCTTCTGCCTCGCCTGTTATAGAATCAACAACCGACATATTGGCATCGATTTTTTTGTACGAAGCAAAAGTGGTAAAATCGAGATTTTTGTACCTGAGTGTAATGCCTCCACCTCGTAAGAATAGATTTTCGTCGGAGCTACTGTATTTTTTAAGTCCTTGTGCACGTTTTCGGGTATTGGTAACCATCGACGATTTTCCAAACGTATAACCCGACCACATTACTAATCCTTGACCAAATTGAGCGTAATAATCGCCTAGTACTATGGTTTTAATGGGACCAATATCTTTAACCATTAAATGTGCCGAATAAAAATCGAAACCTTGTTTTTGTGTGCCTTTAAAAAATTCTTCGCCGGGGTCCTTGTCGGCAGTAATGCCCCACGATACTTTATTTTTATAAGTATAGTTGTAACGAACATAATAATGCATGGGGTCGCCTAAATAACGGGAGTTGGGACTTGCAGCAAGAGCCGAATCACTAATAGGACTATATCCTTGTTGTTGCTGGAGTACACGTTGAGTGCGTATAAATACTTTATGTCGGCCATATTTGATTGCTTTTTTAGGGTCGTAACTGAGAAATGGTTCTACTTTTTGAACGGTTATAAAAGGCAGTATGAGTCGAACATATTCTTCGTTAA encodes:
- a CDS encoding family 16 glycosylhydrolase, which gives rise to MLVKIRILLLISFMLDCFSLVGQWIVVFEDHFNGNTLNTAYWYNKRKWGDFPPNVEPVIYLTENVFLQNGYLHLILKNDNRWHYVPNLNTIHFYPYSGGMIWSKKYFRYGIFEAKIKLPNEKKLWSAFWLYGSATYGDEIDIFEQYWTNKKVNLKSTIHHSGEQISDNNKYNTSFLDNWHTYTLSWDDKNLNNACIKVHIDGNKVSDFKKNNNDRLYNTYLGNIVGETVDYPEKGQNIIFNLFLHDNTPSLPQTMLVDYIKVWQKQNCNDIVTICNYDAKFDNNIFTGRIIKSGDNCNVIVNENEHLDLLATKEIHLKPGFSVKKGGYFLGKIIPCSSYKLDEENVYIDTTDENINIDTNIIKFKEIYNNYVGYRIFPNPFSEHLNISLKQIENSYFVIYDILGNIKHYEKFYNNNQEINLINLENGVYLSKLFINQKSYYEKVIKI
- a CDS encoding amidophosphoribosyltransferase, translating into MSEAIKHECGFALLRLRKPLEYYATHYGTWMYGLNKLYLLMEKQHNRGQDGAGFATIKINPKPGKPYIDRLRSNSQQPLLDIFEQLRNQFDTIEQKHHDRLLDPYWAKENVPFAGELFLGHLRYGTFGRNDIEFVHPVLRENNWKTRNLVLAGNFNLTNVQELFEHLIELGQHPKAYTDTVTMLEKIGHFLDDQVESLFRKYKDMGLSNAEITEHISKELDIKRILNNASWRWDGGYAIAGMIGTGDAFVFRDPWGIRPAYYYYNDEIAVVTSERPVIQTVFNAPFEEIQELDPGYAIIIRHFNEICIERIIEPYKKKSCSFERIYFSRGTDRDIYTERKNLGKLIAPKVLETINYDIKNTVFSYIPNTAADAFYGLVEEINQHCNQVKKKKILGLGNQLSADKLDEFMFLCPRIEKLAVKDLKLRTFISQDDGRNDLVAHVYDVTYGIVKDYEDTLVIVDDSIVRGTTLKQSILRMLDRLRPKKIIIVSSAPQIRYPDCYGIDMAKLSDFIAFQAAIELLKDTKKEHIIDTVYKKCKEQQYYAKEDMVNYVKLIYKPFTADEISKKIAQLVTPSDIKAEVAIIYNSIENLHTACPQNLGDWYFTGDYPTPGGNKVVNNSFINYIEGVNTRAY
- a CDS encoding helix-hairpin-helix domain-containing protein, whose product is MVRILSIGIFLLFTLIVTAQEQKPNQTSEEIIENYIEEISANTDKELDLTTLYEDLTFYLNEPLNINIASKEELEKLQLLSDFQINSLLQYIKDFGQLFSVYELLNVNGFNEEYVRLILPFITVQKVEPFLSYDPKKAIKYGRHKVFIRTQRVLQQQQGYSPISDSALAASPNSRYLGDPMHYYVRYNYTYKNKVSWGITADKDPGEEFFKGTQKQGFDFYSAHLMVKDIGPIKTIVLGDYYAQFGQGLVMWSGYTFGKSSMVTNTRKRAQGLKKYSSSDENLFLRGGGITLRYKNLDFTTFASYKKIDANMSVVDSITGEAEEVSSLQTSGLHTTPGEMQDRKALGETIFGGNISFNSNFFRLGLTGLTYSYSVPLSKTPTVYNQYDFSGKQNSNVGLDYQFNIKNVTLFGEAAMSQNGGKAFLNSMLFSLSPQTSMAILHRHYERNYQALYAQTFGENSNIQNEDGMYIGTTILPYSRWRISAYYDIFSFPWLKYETYAPTKGHDYLAEVGFTPNRKISMYIRYRQKNKPTNIPSSIPQVINGIQDVNTQRVRFHIAYKINKSLELRNRIEWLEYKTDQKTDQGIYFYQDVIYKHQKLPLQIAFRYGIFDTDSYDSRIYAYENDVLYAFSVPAVYYKGNRMYLTIKYSINKNIDIWLRYGETYYANQDIISSGLTQINGNKKSEIKAQVRILF